A single Epinephelus fuscoguttatus linkage group LG13, E.fuscoguttatus.final_Chr_v1 DNA region contains:
- the LOC125899727 gene encoding protein FAM171B-like → MKLGPVASKSDSESIASFLVKVMRLLIRLLAALILCGNNGKASGEFTPTGQPLHINDGNFSNRDHMRQEPFQHHQQVLDAVSDSAFNLKVQVNNVLSRQYLSQAVVEVYINYTRISTALTVEDGSVLLHVPYQTGMPIAIVASKDGYLCTLLPFKTNRMPIFSSVTMSLLAVNQGNIWLFDDSVLITGKTSDASSQPVVQFPKSLLNLTDSSNVTSVKAYLTIPKLQSEEGSFLHTLGIMSSKSGYVRVELSPVAAVSVQLFSGDTELHVSGPIQISLSIPDGHELQSSNVPAWFFNRTTGGWMRKGLGTVVSVEGKHVWTFTAPHLGYWIAAPLSSTRGFFGLAIPMDFILHHSSLLMVILGGMLVIVICLLVRLWFYRRSSTGETKIKKIPPVMRKDQTTSTSEDEVFELSSADFSHPQDGVKQSFGEKGDNRHNASVISMHNGNVIANPNAVAITVEGNELELNTDLNDLMCLHEAAGQIRVPASLTDNLFFYNQPVAILHAPAFFHLEEQPEQPQWSKSATLPRTGAAAEPLSKDSFTQTLPKDPSATQNQTMETEEQLGVLESSEAATSANTSRSHFSLPESVSVPGTLNKISGSGHSTQPPRAWFVSLEGKPAAEIHYAVSEQQRRRRPVESRDTSLDSGVDMSELNQTSGRRAVTLERNATFVKNTSGTKHQPPQ, encoded by the exons ATGAAACTTGGACCTGTGGCGAGTAAAAGTGACTCCGAATCGATCGCCAGCTTCCTTGTCAAAGTCATGCGCCTGTTGATCCGTCTCTTAGCTGCGCTGATTTTATGCGGGAATAATGGGAAAGCTTCAGGAGAGTTCACTCCGACCGGACAGCCCCTGCATATCAATGACGGCAACTTTTCAAACCGGGATCACATGAGACAAGAGCCCTTTCAGCACCACCAACAAGTGCTCGATGCTGTGTCAG ACTCTGCTTTTAACCTCAAGGTCCAGGTGAACAATGTGCTGAGTCGCCAGTACCTGAGCCAGGCGGTGGTGGAGGTCTACATCAACTACACCAGGATCAGCACAGCTCTCACTGTAGAGGATGGCAGTGTTTTGCTTCATGTACCTTACCAAACAGGAATGCCAATCGCAATTGTGGCCAGCAAGGATGGTTACCTTTGCACACTGCTACCTTTTAAAACCAACAGAATGCCAA tattttcatCTGTGACCATGTCACTACTCGCTGTGAATCAGGGGAACATCTGGCTCTTTGATGACTCCGTTCTGATCACTGGCAAAACATCTG ATGCTTCGTCTCAGCCAGTTGTCCAGTTTCCCAAGAGCCTGCTGAATCTGACTGACAGCAGTAATGTCACCTCCGTTAAAGCCTACCTGACCATTCCTAAGCTGCAGTCAGAGGAGGGCAGCTTTCTTCACACGTTGGGCATCATGAGCAGTAAATCAG GGTACGTCAGAGTAGAGTTGAGTCCAGTGGCAGCTGTCAGTGTGCAGCTCTTCTCAGGAGACACAGAGTTACATGTGAGCGGGCCCATACAGATCAGCCTCAGTATTCCCGACGGCCATGAACTTCAGTCCTCAAATGTCCCTGCGTGGTTCTTCAACCGGACCACTG GTGGATGGATGAGAAAAGGACTGGGAACGGTGGTGTCAGTAGAAGGAAAACACGTGTGGACATTCACAGCTCCTCACCTTGGTTACTGGATTGCAGCACCTTTGTCATCCACCAGAG GTTTCTTTGGACTTGCCATCCCCATGGACTTCATCTTGCACCATTCATCTCTCTTGATGGTTATCCTCGGAGGAATGCTTGTTATTGTCATCTGTCTTCTGGTTAGGTTATGGTTTTATCGCAG AAGTTCGACCGGTGAAACTAAAATAAAGAAGATCCCACCAGTGATGAGAAAAGACCAAACCACCTCCACAAGTGAAGATGAAGTCTTTGAATTATCTTCAGCAGACTTCTCTCATCCACAGGATGGAGTGAAGCAATCATTTGGAGAAAAGGGGGATAATCGCCACAATGCCTCTGTTATTTCTATGCATAATGGCAATGTAATAGCTAATCCCAATGCTGTGGCCATTACGGTGGAGGGTAACGAACTGGAGCTTAACACTGACCTGAATGATCTGATGTGTTTGCATGAAGCTGCAGGTCAGATCAGAGTACCAGCCTCTTTGACAGATAATTTGTTTTTCTACAACCAGCCTGTTGCCATCCTTCACGCTCCAGCATTCTTCCATTTGGAGGAGCAGCCAGAGCAGCCCCAGTGGAGCAAGTCGGCCACTCTTCCCCGCACGGGGGCTGCTGCTGAGCCGCTGAGTAAAGACAGCTTCACCCAGACTCTGCCAAAAGATCCCTCTGCCACCCAGAACCAGACAATGGAAACTGAGGAGCAGCTCGGAGTTCTAGAGAGCTCTGAGGCAGCAACTTCTGCCAACACATCCAGGAGTCACTTCAGCCTCCCAGAGTCAGTGTCGGTCCCTGGGACATTAAATAAGATCAGTGGCAGTGGACACTCAACTCAGCCACCTCGGGCCTGGTTTGTATCACTGGAGGGCAAACCTGCAGCTGAGATCCATTATGcagtgtcagagcagcagagaaggCGAAGGCCAGTCGAGAGTCGAGACACCAGCTTAGACTCTGGAGTGGATATGAGTGAACTGAACCAGACGTCTGGAAGAAGGGCTGTAACTCTGGAGCGCAATGCAActtttgttaaaaacacatctggcACTAAACATCAACCTCCACAATAA
- the si:dkey-10c21.1 gene encoding uncharacterized protein si:dkey-10c21.1 isoform X2 → MDKLESAQHNLCSPTPTVFADGSSVVTARTMKNIKAKNINMKVETVSNAGSRPTGTTVGQVPGADYTACDSSIICGDTMTDIEVDGELNLSASAKPSQVRAETVDETLPSSQGPAVKTITEHKLELIDCLRADHSLILQHVHAKHIVTDRQYQNLKHILQPEETVTNLIDKLIVNGQNSCSLFLEVLKEPDILETYPQLREITKKMC, encoded by the exons ATGGACAAGCTGGAGTCAGCGCAGCACAACCTCT GCTCACCCACACCAACAGTGTTTGCTGATGGAAGCAGTGTTGTTACCGCCAGAACCATGAAAaacattaaagcaaaaaacatcaacatgaaGGTTGAAACAGTGAGCAATGCAGGAAGCCGTCCAACTG GAACTACTGTTGGACAGGTTCCTGGAGCAGATTATACAGCCTGTGATAGCAGTATCATTTGCGGTGACACAATGACTGATATCGAGGTTGACGGTGAATTAAATTTATCAGCCTCTGCGAAACCATCACAAGTACGTGCAG AAACAGTAGATGAGACACTGCCGTCCtctcag GGCCCTGCTGTGAAAACCATCACTGAGCACAAGTTGGAACTCATTGACTGCCTGAGGGCCGATCACTCCCTCATTCTGCAGCATGTGCATGCCAAACATATCGTCACGGACAGACAGTATCAGAATTTGAAGCATATCTTACAGCCAGAGGAAACTGTTACTAACCTTATCGATAAATTGATTGTAAATGGTCAAAATTCCTGCTCTCTATTCCTTGAAGTTCTCAAAGAGCCTGATATTCTCGAGACCTATCCACAGCTCAgagaaattacaaaaaaaatgtgctaa
- the si:dkey-10c21.1 gene encoding uncharacterized protein si:dkey-10c21.1 isoform X3: protein MDKLESAQHNLCMWLSSDPDYILDKCGDILSMNEFREVQRQSSALDKMKVLLKIIMQKGGDTPQHFLDIVKQHQSHYKHVSQLFNPNTEGSPTPTVFADGSSVVTARTMKNIKAKNINMKVETVSNAGSRPTGTTVGQVPGADYTACDSSIICGDTMTDIEVDGELNLSASAKPSQGQ, encoded by the exons ATGGACAAGCTGGAGTCAGCGCAGCACAACCTCTGTATGTGGCTTTCAAGTGACCCAGATTACATCCTTGACAAGTGTGGGGATATTTTATCTATGAATGAGTTCCGTGAGGTACAAAGGCAAAGCAGTGCATTAGATAAGATGAAAGTActtttgaaaataataatgcaAAAGGGAGGAGATACCCCTCAGCACTTCTTGGACATTGTCAAGCAACATCAGTCACATTACAAGCATGTGTCGCAGCTCTTTAACCCTAACACTGAAG GCTCACCCACACCAACAGTGTTTGCTGATGGAAGCAGTGTTGTTACCGCCAGAACCATGAAAaacattaaagcaaaaaacatcaacatgaaGGTTGAAACAGTGAGCAATGCAGGAAGCCGTCCAACTG GAACTACTGTTGGACAGGTTCCTGGAGCAGATTATACAGCCTGTGATAGCAGTATCATTTGCGGTGACACAATGACTGATATCGAGGTTGACGGTGAATTAAATTTATCAGCCTCTGCGAAACCATCACAA GGACAGTAG
- the si:dkey-10c21.1 gene encoding uncharacterized protein si:dkey-10c21.1 isoform X1: protein MDKLESAQHNLCMWLSSDPDYILDKCGDILSMNEFREVQRQSSALDKMKVLLKIIMQKGGDTPQHFLDIVKQHQSHYKHVSQLFNPNTEGSPTPTVFADGSSVVTARTMKNIKAKNINMKVETVSNAGSRPTGTTVGQVPGADYTACDSSIICGDTMTDIEVDGELNLSASAKPSQVRAETVDETLPSSQGPAVKTITEHKLELIDCLRADHSLILQHVHAKHIVTDRQYQNLKHILQPEETVTNLIDKLIVNGQNSCSLFLEVLKEPDILETYPQLREITKKMC from the exons ATGGACAAGCTGGAGTCAGCGCAGCACAACCTCTGTATGTGGCTTTCAAGTGACCCAGATTACATCCTTGACAAGTGTGGGGATATTTTATCTATGAATGAGTTCCGTGAGGTACAAAGGCAAAGCAGTGCATTAGATAAGATGAAAGTActtttgaaaataataatgcaAAAGGGAGGAGATACCCCTCAGCACTTCTTGGACATTGTCAAGCAACATCAGTCACATTACAAGCATGTGTCGCAGCTCTTTAACCCTAACACTGAAG GCTCACCCACACCAACAGTGTTTGCTGATGGAAGCAGTGTTGTTACCGCCAGAACCATGAAAaacattaaagcaaaaaacatcaacatgaaGGTTGAAACAGTGAGCAATGCAGGAAGCCGTCCAACTG GAACTACTGTTGGACAGGTTCCTGGAGCAGATTATACAGCCTGTGATAGCAGTATCATTTGCGGTGACACAATGACTGATATCGAGGTTGACGGTGAATTAAATTTATCAGCCTCTGCGAAACCATCACAAGTACGTGCAG AAACAGTAGATGAGACACTGCCGTCCtctcag GGCCCTGCTGTGAAAACCATCACTGAGCACAAGTTGGAACTCATTGACTGCCTGAGGGCCGATCACTCCCTCATTCTGCAGCATGTGCATGCCAAACATATCGTCACGGACAGACAGTATCAGAATTTGAAGCATATCTTACAGCCAGAGGAAACTGTTACTAACCTTATCGATAAATTGATTGTAAATGGTCAAAATTCCTGCTCTCTATTCCTTGAAGTTCTCAAAGAGCCTGATATTCTCGAGACCTATCCACAGCTCAgagaaattacaaaaaaaatgtgctaa